A stretch of the Dechloromonas sp. TW-R-39-2 genome encodes the following:
- the rpoE gene encoding RNA polymerase sigma factor RpoE yields MTEREVDQKLVEKAQGGDKHAFDLLVSKYQRKLGRLLSRFIRDPAEVEDVSQEAFIKAYRALPSFRGDSAFYTWLYRIGINTAKNYLVSQGRRAPTSTEFDSEEAETFEDAGLLRDINTPESLLLSKQIGQTVNAAMDALPDELRQAIVLREIDGMSYDEIAEIMDCPIGTVRSRIFRAREAVAAKLRPLLDIAPDRRW; encoded by the coding sequence ATGACTGAGCGCGAGGTCGATCAAAAACTGGTCGAGAAGGCGCAAGGCGGAGATAAGCACGCCTTCGACCTGTTGGTTAGCAAATATCAGCGAAAGCTGGGGCGTTTGCTGTCGCGCTTTATTCGCGATCCGGCCGAGGTGGAGGACGTCTCCCAAGAGGCTTTCATCAAGGCTTACCGTGCCTTGCCCTCCTTCCGGGGGGACAGTGCTTTCTATACCTGGCTCTACCGGATCGGTATCAATACCGCAAAAAACTATCTGGTATCACAAGGCCGGCGTGCGCCGACCAGTACCGAGTTCGATAGCGAGGAGGCCGAAACTTTCGAGGATGCGGGCCTGTTGCGTGATATCAACACGCCGGAAAGCCTTTTACTGTCGAAACAAATCGGTCAGACAGTCAATGCCGCCATGGATGCCTTGCCCGATGAGTTGCGCCAGGCCATCGTTCTGCGCGAAATCGACGGCATGTCCTACGATGAGATTGCCGAGATCATGGATTGTCCGATAGGTACTGTTCGCTCCCGCATTTTCCGGGCACGCGAAGCTGTGGCTGCCAAATTGCGGCCCTTGCTCGATATTGCGCCGGATCGTCGCTGGTGA
- a CDS encoding glutaredoxin family protein produces the protein MAIELKLLSRSYCHLCHDMEVALAPIAAEFAATVLVIDVDAYPELEARYDELVPVLLHGEVELCHYFLDAPKVREYLTKIR, from the coding sequence ATGGCAATTGAACTCAAATTGTTGAGTCGCAGCTACTGCCATCTCTGTCATGACATGGAAGTGGCCCTGGCCCCGATCGCCGCTGAATTCGCGGCGACGGTGCTCGTTATCGATGTCGATGCGTATCCTGAACTGGAAGCTCGCTACGATGAACTGGTGCCTGTGTTGCTGCATGGCGAGGTTGAACTCTGCCATTACTTCCTGGACGCCCCTAAAGTCCGTGAATATTTGACCAAAATCCGCTAA
- the acpP gene encoding acyl carrier protein — protein sequence MDNIVERVKKIVAEQLGVNEADIKNESSFVDDLGADSLDTVELVMALEEEFETEIPDDQAEKITTVQQAVDFILANKK from the coding sequence ATGGATAACATCGTAGAGCGCGTCAAGAAGATCGTCGCCGAACAACTGGGCGTGAACGAAGCGGACATCAAGAACGAGTCCTCCTTCGTGGACGATCTGGGCGCGGATTCCCTGGACACCGTTGAACTGGTCATGGCACTGGAAGAGGAATTCGAGACCGAAATTCCGGACGACCAGGCTGAAAAGATCACGACGGTTCAACAGGCTGTCGATTTCATCCTCGCCAACAAGAAGTAA
- a CDS encoding SoxR reducing system RseC family protein, giving the protein MSAPTESSTVRAVVRALDATQAVVEVESGGCGRCHEEGGCGGQNLTQMFCAGPKTYRVDNAIGASVGDRVTVAIAPGSVRRVANLAYGVPLTATIAGAAFGAQYGDVGSMLGAVSALLLAVLYVRFRSRDGAGNYAARPHIISRS; this is encoded by the coding sequence GTGAGCGCGCCGACCGAGTCGAGTACCGTCCGGGCGGTTGTTCGGGCGCTGGATGCAACGCAGGCCGTTGTTGAGGTTGAGTCCGGCGGTTGTGGTCGCTGCCATGAAGAAGGGGGCTGTGGCGGCCAGAATCTGACACAGATGTTTTGTGCCGGTCCCAAAACCTATCGTGTCGATAACGCAATCGGGGCTTCCGTTGGTGATCGGGTCACCGTTGCCATTGCACCGGGCAGTGTGCGTCGAGTGGCCAATCTGGCTTATGGCGTGCCGTTGACCGCGACAATCGCCGGCGCCGCATTCGGCGCTCAATATGGCGATGTCGGCTCGATGCTCGGCGCAGTTTCCGCATTGCTGCTCGCGGTGCTGTACGTTCGTTTTCGTTCGCGGGACGGCGCTGGAAATTACGCGGCTCGTCCCCATATTATTTCCCGTTCCTAG
- the nadB gene encoding L-aspartate oxidase, which yields MQNFDVLIIGSGLAGQSAALRLAKHCRVVLVSKRSLEDSASGWAQGGIAAVLDSQDSIEAHILDTQIAGAWLNDEPATRFVVENGRRAIDWLIEQGVPFTKDAAGYHLTREGGHSARRVIHVADATGFAVQDTLTKKVRANPNITILESHIAIDLITGDKLGTGENRCFGAYILDSRSGDVITIGANNTLLATGGAGKVYLYTTNPDTSTGDGIAMAYRAGCRVSNMEFIQFHPTCLYHPQAKSFLISEAVRGEGGLLRLPDGTRFMLDHDERAELAPRDIVARAIDFEMKKRGLDCVFLDISHKGEEFIRTHFPNIHARCLELGIDITSQPIPVVPAAHYTCGGIVSDLHGRTDVAGLYVAGEASCTGLHGANRLASNSLLECLVFAEAAVNDILASKTMDAPALPQWDESRVTDADEEVVISHNWDELRRFMWDYVGIVRTTKRLKRAKHRIGLLKREIDEFYANFRVSHDLIELRNLVVTADLIVRCAMQRKESRGLHFSRDYPEMLSKAKNTVLKHRRSGH from the coding sequence GTGCAGAATTTTGATGTCCTTATCATTGGCAGTGGCCTTGCCGGTCAGTCAGCCGCTCTTCGCCTGGCAAAGCATTGCCGCGTGGTTCTTGTCAGCAAACGGAGTCTCGAAGACTCTGCATCCGGCTGGGCCCAGGGCGGCATTGCCGCGGTCCTCGACAGCCAGGACTCAATCGAAGCACACATCCTTGACACACAAATCGCCGGTGCCTGGCTCAACGATGAGCCGGCAACCCGCTTTGTCGTTGAAAACGGTCGTCGTGCAATCGATTGGCTGATCGAACAGGGCGTTCCCTTCACCAAGGATGCCGCCGGCTACCACCTGACCCGCGAAGGCGGCCATAGCGCACGTCGGGTCATTCACGTCGCGGATGCTACTGGTTTTGCCGTGCAGGACACGCTGACTAAAAAAGTCCGCGCCAACCCAAACATCACTATTCTTGAAAGCCACATTGCCATCGACCTGATCACCGGCGACAAACTCGGCACGGGCGAAAATCGGTGCTTTGGTGCCTATATACTAGATAGCCGCAGCGGCGATGTGATCACGATCGGCGCGAACAATACACTGCTTGCCACGGGCGGCGCCGGCAAGGTTTATCTCTATACGACCAATCCGGATACTTCGACGGGGGATGGCATTGCCATGGCCTACCGTGCCGGATGCCGCGTTTCGAACATGGAATTCATCCAGTTCCATCCCACCTGCCTGTATCACCCGCAAGCCAAATCATTCCTGATCTCGGAGGCTGTACGCGGTGAAGGCGGTCTGCTTCGCCTGCCTGACGGCACTCGTTTCATGCTCGACCATGACGAACGCGCCGAACTGGCACCGCGTGACATCGTGGCGCGAGCCATCGATTTTGAAATGAAAAAACGCGGCCTCGATTGCGTTTTCCTCGACATTTCACACAAAGGCGAAGAGTTCATTCGCACCCATTTTCCAAACATTCACGCCCGTTGCCTCGAACTCGGTATCGACATCACCAGCCAACCGATTCCTGTCGTTCCTGCCGCGCACTACACCTGCGGCGGCATCGTCAGCGACCTGCATGGCCGTACCGATGTTGCCGGCCTGTATGTCGCCGGCGAAGCATCGTGCACCGGCTTGCATGGAGCGAATCGCCTGGCCTCGAACTCCCTGCTTGAATGCCTCGTTTTTGCCGAAGCTGCGGTCAACGACATTCTGGCAAGTAAAACCATGGATGCCCCTGCACTTCCCCAATGGGACGAGAGCCGGGTCACGGATGCCGACGAAGAAGTCGTCATTTCACACAACTGGGACGAATTGCGTCGTTTCATGTGGGATTACGTCGGGATTGTCCGGACAACCAAGCGCCTGAAGCGTGCCAAACACCGTATTGGCTTGTTAAAACGTGAAATTGACGAGTTTTATGCCAACTTCCGGGTCAGTCACGACCTGATCGAGTTGCGCAACCTGGTGGTAACGGCTGATTTGATTGTCCGCTGCGCCATGCAACGCAAGGAAAGCCGCGGCCTGCACTTCTCGCGCGACTACCCGGAAATGCTGTCAAAAGCAAAAAACACCGTTCTCAAGCATCGTCGCTCGGGGCATTGA
- the fabG gene encoding 3-oxoacyl-ACP reductase FabG encodes MLNDKIALVTGATRGIGRAIALELGKQGATVVGTATSADGAEKISAYLAEAGIKGKGIALDVCDVPQTDAALADISKEFGAIGILVNNAGITRDNLTMRMGDDEWDAVIDTNLKAVFRLSRGVMRGMMKARFGRIVNITSVVGYSGNAGQANYCAAKAGVAGMSRSLARELGSRNITVNCVAPGFIATDMTHALDDKQKEAMLASIPLGRAGTPEDIAGAVSFLVSPAAAYVTGTTVHVNGGMFMD; translated from the coding sequence ATGTTGAACGATAAAATTGCACTGGTTACCGGTGCCACCCGCGGTATCGGGCGTGCCATTGCACTCGAACTGGGAAAGCAGGGCGCAACTGTCGTTGGTACTGCAACCAGTGCCGATGGCGCAGAAAAAATTTCTGCCTATCTGGCTGAAGCAGGTATCAAGGGCAAGGGTATTGCACTCGATGTCTGCGATGTACCGCAGACTGATGCGGCACTGGCTGATATTTCCAAGGAATTTGGCGCGATCGGGATTTTGGTCAATAACGCCGGAATTACTCGTGACAATCTGACCATGCGCATGGGTGACGATGAGTGGGATGCCGTCATCGATACCAACCTGAAAGCGGTATTCCGGCTTTCGCGCGGTGTCATGCGCGGCATGATGAAAGCCCGTTTTGGCCGTATTGTTAATATTACTTCCGTGGTGGGCTACTCCGGCAATGCCGGGCAGGCCAACTATTGCGCCGCCAAGGCTGGCGTCGCTGGCATGTCCCGTTCGCTGGCACGTGAACTGGGTAGCCGCAACATCACGGTCAACTGCGTTGCGCCGGGCTTTATTGCAACCGACATGACGCATGCACTCGATGACAAGCAGAAGGAAGCCATGCTGGCTTCCATTCCGCTTGGCCGTGCTGGCACACCGGAGGATATCGCCGGTGCCGTCAGTTTCCTCGTATCCCCGGCAGCTGCCTATGTCACCGGCACGACAGTGCATGTGAATGGCGGCATGTTCATGGATTAA
- a CDS encoding protein YgfX translates to MQLPITIGLHRSRFIGIALQFTAVLAGITVFLMPVDLAFRLAGLAVIGALGITAWRCYKTPIPCIRLEHNGDINLLSVSEAEAVTMQLLPGAIVHPWLTVFRLKSGQTGAIVMIATVDSLDKQNFRRLRTFLRWRASFNAPSDDA, encoded by the coding sequence GTGCAGCTTCCGATCACCATCGGGCTGCACCGTTCTCGTTTTATCGGTATCGCGCTCCAATTTACTGCTGTGCTGGCAGGTATCACGGTCTTTTTGATGCCCGTGGACCTGGCATTTCGTCTGGCTGGATTGGCAGTGATCGGCGCATTGGGCATCACCGCATGGCGTTGCTACAAAACACCGATACCGTGCATTCGCCTTGAACATAACGGCGATATAAACCTGCTTTCGGTGTCAGAGGCAGAGGCTGTCACCATGCAATTATTGCCCGGCGCTATTGTCCATCCGTGGCTGACGGTATTTCGTTTGAAATCCGGGCAAACCGGAGCGATCGTGATGATTGCCACGGTCGACAGCCTTGATAAGCAAAATTTTCGCCGCCTGCGCACTTTTTTGCGCTGGCGGGCTTCGTTCAATGCCCCGAGCGACGATGCTTGA
- the fabF gene encoding beta-ketoacyl-ACP synthase II, with protein MARRRVVVTGLGIVSPVGNTVEEAWQNILAGRSGIAPITKFDTSTFPVQFGGEVKNFDITQYISAKDARRMDDFIHFGLAAGMQAVRDAGLDKENVVDLERVGVAIGSGIGGLPLIEQTKEEYTAGGVRKVSPFFVPGSIINMISGNLSIEYGFKGPNIALVSACTTGTHSIGDAARIIEYGDADVMVAGGAESTVSPLGMGGFCAARALSTRNDDPSTASRPWDKDRDGFVLGEGAGVLVLEEYEHAKARGAKIYAELVGYGMSADAYHITAPNMDGPRRSMVNALKNAGIAPSDVQYLNAHGTSTPLGDKNESDAVKAAFGDAAYKLVVNSTKSMTGHLLGGAGGIESLFTVLALHNQISPPTINIFNQDPECDLDYCANTARPMNIEYALKNNFGFGGTNGSLVFKRI; from the coding sequence TTGGCGCGTCGCAGAGTCGTAGTCACCGGTCTGGGCATTGTCAGTCCGGTCGGAAATACCGTCGAAGAAGCTTGGCAGAATATTCTGGCAGGTCGTTCCGGTATTGCCCCCATCACCAAGTTCGATACATCCACCTTCCCGGTTCAGTTTGGCGGTGAGGTCAAGAACTTTGATATCACCCAATACATTTCTGCCAAGGATGCGCGGCGAATGGATGATTTCATCCATTTCGGCCTGGCTGCCGGCATGCAGGCTGTACGTGATGCAGGTCTGGACAAGGAAAACGTTGTCGATCTGGAACGCGTCGGTGTAGCCATTGGTTCGGGCATCGGCGGTTTGCCGCTGATCGAGCAAACCAAGGAAGAGTACACAGCCGGTGGTGTCCGCAAGGTATCGCCGTTCTTTGTGCCTGGCTCGATCATCAACATGATTTCCGGCAATCTGTCGATCGAATACGGGTTCAAGGGGCCGAATATCGCCCTGGTTTCCGCTTGTACTACAGGAACACATTCAATCGGTGATGCTGCACGTATCATCGAATACGGTGATGCCGACGTGATGGTGGCCGGCGGTGCTGAATCAACCGTTTCGCCGCTCGGCATGGGCGGTTTCTGTGCCGCTCGCGCCTTGTCGACGCGCAACGATGATCCCAGCACGGCTAGTCGTCCGTGGGACAAGGATCGCGATGGCTTTGTGCTGGGTGAAGGAGCCGGTGTTCTTGTTCTTGAAGAGTACGAACACGCCAAGGCCCGCGGCGCCAAGATCTATGCCGAACTGGTTGGCTACGGCATGAGTGCCGATGCTTATCACATCACCGCACCGAACATGGACGGCCCACGTCGTTCCATGGTCAATGCACTGAAGAATGCCGGTATTGCTCCATCCGATGTTCAGTACCTGAATGCCCATGGTACGTCGACGCCTTTGGGCGACAAGAACGAGTCGGATGCAGTCAAGGCTGCCTTTGGTGATGCTGCCTACAAGCTGGTGGTCAATTCGACGAAGTCGATGACTGGTCACTTGCTGGGTGGTGCGGGCGGTATCGAGTCGCTGTTTACCGTGCTGGCACTACATAACCAGATTTCCCCACCGACAATCAATATCTTTAATCAGGATCCGGAGTGCGATCTTGATTACTGTGCCAATACGGCACGACCAATGAATATTGAATATGCGCTGAAGAACAACTTCGGCTTTGGTGGGACCAACGGATCGCTGGTTTTCAAGCGTATCTAA
- a CDS encoding DegQ family serine endoprotease → MKRFMVLISLCLFFSLASAQSRGLPDFSELAEKQGPAVVNISTTQVARNAQATPFPFDESDPAFEFFKRFIPRAPGGNAPREFENKSLGSGFVISADGHILTNAHVVDGADEVTVRLTDKREFKAKIIGADKRTDVALIKIEASNLPVVKLADPAQLKVGEWVVAIGSPFGFDNSVTAGIVSAKGRSLPQENYVPFIQTDVAINPGNSGGPLFNMRGEVVGINSQIYSRSGGYMGVSFAIPIDVAMDVQHQLRASGKVSRGRLGVVIQEVSKELADSLGLSKPMGAVVNAVEKGGPADKAGLEAGDVILRFEGKVIGNSADLPRMVGATRPGTRSVLQVWRKGATRDIPVVVGEMADEKQAASRPQRGIKPAEQAANRLGLVVSELTPEQKRELKLQSGLLIEDIRGAGARSELRAGDIIVALISKGATTEARTVEQFNKLLAQFEKGSNVTLLIRRGEMQTFVTIKGLNGN, encoded by the coding sequence ATGAAACGTTTCATGGTTTTGATTTCCCTTTGTCTGTTCTTTTCTCTGGCCAGCGCACAGTCTCGCGGTTTGCCGGATTTTTCCGAACTGGCTGAGAAGCAGGGGCCAGCAGTCGTCAATATCAGTACGACACAAGTGGCGCGTAATGCTCAGGCAACGCCTTTCCCGTTCGATGAAAGCGACCCGGCCTTCGAGTTTTTCAAGCGATTCATCCCACGCGCTCCCGGTGGGAATGCGCCTCGGGAGTTTGAGAACAAGTCGCTCGGTTCCGGTTTCGTGATCAGTGCCGACGGGCACATCCTGACCAATGCTCACGTTGTCGATGGCGCGGATGAGGTCACCGTTCGCCTGACGGACAAGCGTGAATTCAAAGCCAAAATCATTGGTGCCGACAAACGGACGGATGTGGCGTTGATCAAGATTGAGGCCAGCAATCTGCCTGTCGTCAAGTTGGCCGACCCGGCGCAATTGAAGGTTGGCGAGTGGGTGGTGGCGATCGGTTCCCCTTTTGGTTTCGATAACTCGGTGACGGCCGGGATTGTTTCGGCCAAGGGGCGCTCGCTGCCGCAAGAGAATTACGTGCCGTTTATCCAGACTGACGTGGCCATCAATCCGGGTAACTCTGGTGGCCCCTTGTTCAACATGCGTGGCGAAGTGGTAGGCATCAATTCGCAGATATATAGCCGCAGCGGCGGTTATATGGGTGTTTCGTTTGCTATTCCGATCGATGTGGCGATGGATGTCCAGCATCAATTGCGCGCCTCGGGCAAGGTCAGTCGCGGTCGACTGGGGGTTGTGATCCAGGAAGTCAGCAAGGAGCTGGCTGACTCGCTCGGCTTGAGCAAGCCGATGGGGGCTGTGGTCAATGCCGTCGAAAAAGGCGGGCCGGCAGACAAGGCCGGCTTGGAGGCGGGCGATGTCATTCTCCGTTTCGAGGGCAAGGTAATCGGCAATTCAGCCGATCTGCCACGCATGGTCGGTGCAACGCGGCCGGGTACGCGTTCGGTGCTTCAAGTCTGGCGCAAGGGCGCAACACGCGACATTCCGGTCGTTGTCGGTGAAATGGCTGACGAGAAACAAGCGGCCAGTCGACCGCAGCGTGGCATCAAGCCAGCAGAACAGGCGGCGAATCGACTTGGTCTGGTGGTCAGCGAACTAACGCCTGAACAAAAGCGCGAGTTGAAACTCCAGTCAGGCTTGCTTATCGAGGATATTCGTGGTGCCGGAGCACGTTCTGAACTTCGGGCGGGGGACATCATCGTTGCGCTGATCAGCAAGGGAGCAACCACGGAGGCCCGCACCGTTGAGCAATTCAACAAGTTGCTTGCCCAGTTTGAGAAGGGTAGCAACGTAACGTTGCTGATTCGGCGCGGTGAAATGCAGACTTTTGTAACCATAAAGGGCTTGAATGGCAATTGA